The following coding sequences lie in one Salarias fasciatus chromosome 7 unlocalized genomic scaffold, fSalaFa1.1 super_scaffold_4, whole genome shotgun sequence genomic window:
- the LOC115382921 gene encoding protein AMBP-like, whose product MQKAAILVPLLVLGWTWTLQGLPVLPEPLYSTQENFDLNRFMGTWYDVAKASSSPHILRHSAIGKKVLQKGPAEGKIQMKSTMLRNGTCVEISGEYELTDTPGRIFYHNARWKADVDAYVVHTNYIEYAIVIMNKQKSSGQKSTSFVLYSRTKSVRDTVLDDFKTLAKQQGMSDDSIIIKQDQGDCVPGQQVAPPAARPQRRRRAPVLPSLAVADEEGSGDELASFNGSVACSAGPDTGPCFGFLQRFFYNSSSMSCEPFKYGGCLGNQNNFETERECLQRCRTEAVCRLPMAVQPCTGQPDIWAFDSSVGLCVPYKKGFCQTNGNKFYTKAECQEYCGVVKEDDLLGAN is encoded by the exons ATGCAGAAGGCAGCGATTCTGGttcctctgctggttctggGATGGACCTGGACCCTCCAGGGGCTCCCAGTTCTTCCGGAGCCTCTTTACTCCACGCAGGAGAACTTTGACTTGAACCGG TTTATGGGAACGTGGTATGATGTTGCCAAGGCCAGCTCTTCTCCCCACATTCTCCGGCACTCGGCCATCGGAAAGAAGGTGCTGCAGAAAGGTCCAGCTGAGGGCAAAATCCAGATGAAGAGCACTATGCTCAG AAATGGAACATGTGTGGAGATCTCTGGAGAGTACGAGCTGACTGACACACCGGGACGCATCTTTTACCACAATGCAA GGTGGAAGGCAGATGTGGATGCTTACGTGGTTCACACCAACTACATTGAGTACGCCATAGTGATAATGAATAAACAGAAGTCATCAGGCCAAAAGAGCACCTCATTCGTACTGTACA GTCGGACTAAATCTGTGAGAGACACTGTGCTGGATGACTTTAAAACGCTGGCGAAGCAACAGGGAATGAGTGATGACTCAATTATCATCAAGCAGGACCAAG GTGACTGTGTTCCCGGTCAGCAGGTGGCACCGCCAGCAGCTCGGCCTCAG CGAAGGAGGAGAGCTCCAGTGCTGCCTTCCTTGGCTGTTGCGGATGAGGAGGGGTCTGGCGATGAGCTTGCTTCATTCAATGGATCCG TGGCTTGTTCAGCCGGACCAGATACTGGACCCTGTTTTGGGTTCCTTCAGCGTTTCTTCTACAACTCATCATCAATGAGCTGCGAGCCCTTCAAGTACGGAGGCTGTTTGGGAAATCAGAACAACTTCGAAACTGAGAGGGAATGTCTGCAGAGATGTCGCACCGAGG CTGTGTGCCGTCTGCCGATGGCGGTGCAGCCCTGCACAGGGCAGCCGGACATCTGGGCCTTCGACTCCAGCGTCGGTCTGTGTGTTCCCTACAAAAAAGGGTTCTGCCAGACCAACGGCAACAAGTTCTACACCAAAGCGGAGTGTCAGGAGTACTGCGGCGTGGTGAAGGAGG ACGATCTGCTGGGGGCAAACTGA